From Campylobacter upsaliensis, the proteins below share one genomic window:
- the fldA gene encoding flavodoxin FldA has product MAVAVIYGSAMGNTESAANIIADKLGISDVLNIADINADKINSYDKLICGTSTWGSGDLQDDWDGFDFSGLSLSGKVVAVFGMGDSESYSDTYCGGMGKLAQNLKDAGATLVGEVSTDGYNFESSDAVVDGKFVGLALDNDNQEDQTEARIDAWIAQIKPQFS; this is encoded by the coding sequence ATGGCAGTAGCAGTAATTTACGGAAGTGCTATGGGAAACACTGAAAGTGCGGCAAACATCATAGCTGATAAACTTGGCATTAGCGATGTTTTAAATATAGCGGACATTAATGCAGACAAAATCAATTCTTACGACAAGCTTATTTGCGGAACTTCGACTTGGGGAAGTGGCGATTTGCAAGATGACTGGGATGGCTTTGACTTTTCAGGATTAAGCCTTAGCGGTAAGGTTGTAGCAGTCTTTGGTATGGGTGATAGCGAAAGCTATTCGGATACTTATTGTGGTGGTATGGGAAAATTAGCGCAAAATTTAAAAGATGCTGGTGCAACTTTAGTTGGCGAAGTTTCCACAGATGGCTACAATTTTGAATCTAGCGATGCGGTCGTTGATGGTAAATTTGTTGGACTAGCTTTAGATAACGACAATCAAGAAGATCAAACCGAAGCAAGAATAGACGCTTGGATCGCACAAATCAAACCTCAATTTTCTTAA
- a CDS encoding DUF2325 domain-containing protein, which translates to MSVLVIGADEITPIRAVLQDLGAKKIVHWDARNENRVNKKPIPNDTQCVVMLTSFLNHNTMKKIKTEAKKRKIPLVCAKRSVSCVYCEYCKIFKLDKEFSCSKY; encoded by the coding sequence ATGTCAGTTTTAGTCATAGGCGCAGATGAAATAACGCCCATTCGAGCAGTTTTACAAGATTTAGGTGCTAAAAAAATCGTGCATTGGGATGCAAGAAATGAAAACAGAGTCAATAAAAAGCCTATCCCAAACGACACACAATGCGTAGTTATGCTCACAAGCTTTCTCAACCACAACACAATGAAAAAAATCAAAACCGAAGCAAAAAAGCGTAAAATTCCCTTAGTATGCGCTAAAAGAAGCGTAAGTTGCGTATATTGTGAGTATTGCAAAATTTTTAAACTAGATAAGGAATTTTCTTGCTCTAAATACTAA
- the ribH gene encoding 6,7-dimethyl-8-ribityllumazine synthase — MQILEGKLHLRGDEKIAIINSRFNHIITDRLVEGAKDAFLRHGGKEENLSLVLVPGAFEVPFALKVAIESKKFDAICCLGAVIRGSTPHFDYVSAETTKGIANISLKYNVPVSFGVLTTDTLEQAIERAGSKAGNKGFEAMTSLIEMLGLTHILKA; from the coding sequence ATGCAAATTTTAGAGGGAAAACTCCATTTAAGAGGCGATGAAAAAATTGCAATCATCAATTCAAGATTTAATCACATCATCACAGACCGCTTAGTCGAGGGTGCTAAAGACGCCTTTTTAAGACACGGAGGAAAAGAGGAAAATTTAAGCCTTGTTTTAGTGCCGGGTGCTTTTGAAGTGCCTTTTGCGCTTAAAGTGGCGATTGAAAGTAAGAAATTTGATGCGATTTGTTGCTTAGGTGCGGTGATAAGAGGCTCAACGCCCCATTTTGACTATGTTTCGGCTGAAACAACTAAGGGCATTGCAAATATAAGTTTAAAATATAATGTGCCTGTGAGTTTTGGCGTTTTAACCACAGATACCTTAGAACAAGCCATAGAAAGAGCAGGCTCAAAAGCTGGAAATAAGGGATTTGAAGCTATGACTAGCCTCATAGAAATGCTTGGACTCACTCACATTTTAAAGGCTTAA
- the kdsA gene encoding 3-deoxy-8-phosphooctulonate synthase yields the protein MKKMILIAGPCVIESEELVFSVAEALQEFNENDKIDFYFKSSFDKANRTSISSFRGPGLERGLEILQKVKDKFKMQILTDIHESHQAKRASEVADVLQIPAFLCRQTDLLVAVAKTPAKINIKKGQFLTPSDIQYSIKKVLQTRGIKEQGYEIAEKNGVFVAERGSSFGYGNLVVDMRSLVIMREFAPVIFDATHSVQMPGAAGGSSGGKSEFVEPLARAAAAVGVDGFFFETHINPCEALCDGANMLNIKRLKDCVSTLLKIQEII from the coding sequence ATGAAAAAAATGATTTTAATCGCAGGTCCTTGCGTGATAGAAAGCGAGGAGCTTGTCTTTAGCGTAGCAGAAGCTTTACAAGAATTCAATGAAAATGACAAAATCGACTTTTATTTTAAATCGAGCTTTGATAAAGCAAATCGCACGAGCATAAGTTCTTTTCGTGGTCCCGGACTTGAAAGAGGCTTAGAAATTTTACAAAAAGTTAAAGATAAATTTAAAATGCAAATTTTAACAGACATTCACGAAAGTCATCAAGCAAAAAGAGCAAGTGAAGTCGCTGATGTGCTTCAAATCCCTGCTTTTTTATGTCGTCAAACGGACCTGCTTGTCGCCGTAGCAAAAACTCCCGCAAAAATCAATATTAAAAAAGGGCAGTTTCTCACACCAAGCGACATACAATATAGCATTAAAAAAGTGCTTCAAACGCGTGGAATTAAGGAACAAGGCTATGAGATAGCGGAGAAAAATGGTGTTTTTGTGGCAGAGAGGGGAAGTAGCTTTGGCTATGGAAATTTGGTTGTTGATATGCGTTCTTTAGTGATTATGCGTGAATTTGCACCTGTCATTTTTGACGCTACTCATAGTGTGCAAATGCCAGGAGCCGCAGGAGGTAGTAGTGGCGGAAAGAGTGAATTTGTCGAGCCTTTAGCAAGGGCGGCGGCGGCTGTTGGGGTTGATGGCTTTTTCTTTGAAACGCACATTAATCCTTGCGAGGCTTTATGCGATGGGGCAAATATGCTAAATATCAAGCGACTAAAAGACTGCGTTAGCACACTTTTAAAAATACAAGAAATCATATAA